In Pleuronectes platessa chromosome 8, fPlePla1.1, whole genome shotgun sequence, the genomic stretch AAAGCATTGCCCTGACAATCACACAGCTACCACATGTATGGCTTCAACCACTTCACATGCAGAAATGCTGAatcatgtttatatatttgtgacCTGAGACTCCGTCAAAAAGGGAAATAGGTAATTTGTGCCGACTAGGGGTGCAACGGTTTTTAGTCACGGATAAGATCTTTTTCAGATCTGCAAAAAGAATCGAGAGAAATATAACGTTGCTTTCTTTTCACTAAAGAACCTAAACTATAACAAAGTAAGAACTTTTGCAACATTCCACTTGTTCaatgtttaaataataattttaagtAAACTATTTGATGCTTCCTTGTTAAATAGAAGTGCAAAATGAACAATGGTGAATAAATCAAGCTTTTTGTTGTTCTGTCTTCAATGTTTCCAATTAGTTATCTAGACCGAAGCGTATcatattctaatttgtcctgccacagtCTCATATTGAACCAACAAAAGATACAAGTGAAGAGATTTCTAAATTAGAGTTTTTTCTGCCTGGTGctcgctctgcctctctcttgaACACTTGCAGTATCGTTTTTTTACGTTAAAATTGTCTGAATCTACAGCCACCTTTTCTCAAGCTCATAGCTTTTAATTATCAGGTGTTTTAAAAATGGATTTCCTGTGGAGCTGAAACCTCAAGTAGAACTCTAAACCACTGATGgagcttttctctttctcttgatCTCTGTGTTGCAGGAAGAGGGGAAAGGCGGTGTTGGTGCACTGTAAGATGGGTGTGTCTCGCTCTTCGTCCACGGTGATGGCGTATGTCATGAAGCAGCAGCGCTGGTCGATGGATGTGGCGATGGGCTACGTCAGGGATCACAGGTCCATCGTTAAGCCCAATGATGGCTtcctgaagcagctgcagacCTACGATGGCATCCTCAACGCAAGGTCCGGCCCACTGTTAGGACTTTTACTGTGCAAAGATCTATATTTCTAAAAGTTTCttgtttagttttagttttggaATTAGTTTTCGGCTGCTTGTGAACGATTTGTGACGTTGATACATTTACTCGTGGATTaaatttgtgttgtttgttcctCATCATTGCAGCCGGCAGCGTCACAGCGCACTCTGGAGGAGAAAGTCGAGAGACCAAAGACAGAAGTCAATTCGCAAAGAGGAAGAAGGCGATGAAGGAAagccagaagaggaggaggaggaagaagaagaagaagatgaggagtaTGAGGAGGACCAAGAGAGTCCAGATGACAAAGATTCCGGTTGCTcagaagaaaaagatgaatcggaggaagaagaagaggtaattagtcacaacaataacatgtttATCCTTCATCCTTTAAATCCTGCAGATACTTATTTTATCTTCATGTCTTTAATCTTCTGAACCTCACGCAGGTGTTTGAAGAACCCGTCCCAACGTCTGACACCAATCAGGACCTTGGGCCGACGGAACCAGCCGCTGTCTGTCCCACAATAACTCTACACGAACCAGAAAAGGTGCGAGAAGCTGCCTGGCACCATGAGCCTGTACCTTCCCATGGCACGATAACATTCACTCATGTAGatattctttttctctctgtctcccctgcAGGTGGCTTCGAGCATTAATCGCAGCGGCAGGATGAACCTCTTCTCCCTCATGCAGTCCATCAGTGAACTGGATGCTGAAGATAAGGGACGTGAGCAGGTAAATGAAGCAAAGAGCAGAGAACAAGGAGCGAATGTcaaatctctctctgtttttgtttgtccagttcacttggactcaaggatgagctgatttgattttggtggtaATTCTAGTTCACATCCTTCTAGATAGAGGAGAAACTCTGAGTTCCTTGTGACAGTGCCAGGAAATTGTAGATATAAAAGATCAAATGTAAATTCCAAAAGTTCTCATGTGGAGTTGTATAAGACTGAGTCTCTAATGTGCTCTAATCTTTTACAGCTTCATTTCTTCGGCCTTCAGTTAAAACAAACTCTTGACAGTTATAGCTGCAGCTATTGCTTGATTTAATTATTGAATAATTAACTGCTTAATCATTTAATCTGACTGCGATGTCTTTACTGCGTGTTTAGTCCATCTGTAAAAAATAGTAAGTTTACTTTCAAATACGAGGAAGAAAATCAACAAATTGTCACTTTTAAGAAGCTGGAAAAATGTCTTGcttgaaaaataaaactattattGGATCATCAATAAAGCCACCGCTACACAACAAATTGATTGACCTACTATTCGTTGCCGCTCTAGAGAGAATTGTTATTTCCAGCTCCACATGTAATCGCTCTTTTCCTCATTTGTTCATTTCAAAGCTTCCTGGCAGCCCGAAGCGGTCTCCAGGGCAACGCAGGAGAAGCAATGCACGACGAGGTCTGACTCACCAGACGGCGTGTGTGGACGTTTCACCTGAACCGCGCAGCCTGCCGGACTGAGTCCACCCTCAAgtgaaagaggagggagggagggaggaagggaggaaggaagaggaggaggaggaggaggaggaggaggagtctgaaGGAACGTGAGCTCCAGTAACATgccaagcttttttttttttacactgttcAGATTATTTTAGAACGTTTTTAATTCATGGTTTGAATTTCTCTTCTCATAATCATTAGAACTGATGGGTCACCATTGGTATAAAGGATCTTGCTGCAGTATTGATGTACCAGTAAAAGACAGGATGAGagattattgtattattatggtttataaagtgtttttaattttagaaCATATCCTCCCACATATAGACGGTTTCTTCTTCCATGTACCATCCTCTTTCTCAAgctcctttctttccctcttcttcAGCATTGTCTCTATGCAATTACTGTCCTCTGTAAAGTAGGCTGTATGCTGCCTTACCAAGGTCGTCAATGttcttcatttcctctctctctctctctctctctctcgctcatcaGAAGTCTTTTACATGAGCTGCTCACTGCTGTGAGGGTTCTACTGTGTCTAAGCTGTGCATTATGGACCAGGGCCAGTTTCATGGCACAAGCCTGTTTGCCAAACAATGTATTCCAATGTGCCAATGAACATATAGTGtatttaattgaaaatatgTATCATGTCACCTATtcctattttattttcataaacacCAGGACTGGGTGAGTGCCTTCAACCCGAGAATGAAATCCAACTTTGTGACTGGTGTTTTAATGTTTCTACTACGAGGTGGTGGCTGAACATTGGATGTACCTTGTGCTATTTCTCACTTGGTGTGATTGCAGTATaaatgtgagcatgtgtgtgtgtataaagcatatatatatataagcagtATATGTATCCACAGGTAATTGCTGATGAGCTGggtgcatgttgtgtttttatacaggCCTATGAGAGCAAAGCGTTCACGTATATTTATATGAGCATTTAATGGATAAATTATTCCACATATTGTTTTCAGATTTACTAGATGCTGGTGTTGTTTATCCAGAGAACTCAAGCTACAGCTTACTTTACATATAATCTGCATGATAGTTAAAACATCATGCACTTTATACTCCCACAACACTGTTCCCACTGCCTGAGCCAACATCAAGCTATGCTGTCCTCTGCTCTAAGTGATCCTTTTGGAAGACtcattactctgtgtgtgtttaaaaccaGGTCTCTTTGCCTTGTTGATTTAATCTCTCCACTGAATACACTGTCTCACTCTTGTTTACAAAAAGCATCAcgagtgaaaaataaataaacatcctCCACAAACCGATTTTTTGTTTCTTGATTGAATGACACACTAGAGGACAAATGCTCGGGTCCACAAACATTTTATCCACAAGACACAAAGCACAAGCAACTGTACTTTCACCAGTGATTTGTAATTTACTCATTTAGATTCTGTACAGTCATTCTTCACAGAGCAGACACGAGAGATGGGAGGGATGAAAACTAAACTCATTTTGCGATGTATTTCCTTCTGGGTTCACTGAGCGTGACTCCTCCTTCTTTCAATGCTGTTCTGAAAGCCTGAACCTGTGTGAGAGAAAAATCCAGAGGAGGCAAATGAagcaggtgatgaaaaaaacGATATAAAATGAATCACTGCATCTTGTTTCTGCAAATCATGCTTGATGTTCTCACCGCGTCCGAGCGGTACGTCCAGGGAATGGCCCTGTACACCATCCTCGTGATGCCGGCCTGTTGACATCGGATCGCCAGAACCTCGCCCACCGCTTGACAGGTGGCCACACACCTGGTGGAGGCCAGCTCCCTCCTCAGTGACCACTCTGTGGTTGAGCAGGTCAGCACAGGGACCGGCGAGCTGCTGGAGAACACTTGTGCCGTCACATGGTGCTGGCTGCGGGAAAACACCAACCTGAAACGGGACAATACATAATGAATTAACGGAAACTGATGCAGGAAAATCCAAAGCTTGAAGaatatttgaaaacaaaatgatgaCTGTAGATCCTTTCTtcaggattacgcaaaagcCACTTGATGGATTAACCTGAcacttgttggaaggatgtggtgtgggCCAGAAAAGAAGCCATTCAGTTTCGGTTAGGATCAAGGGGTTGCAGgaattttttcacatttcatggATTTGTCCGTGA encodes the following:
- the mrpl18 gene encoding 39S ribosomal protein L18, mitochondrial, which translates into the protein MALSGFNLSLRRLFGQIQQYRVATSQTARCLNQAAPQPEPSADENQAVNPTFMNRNPRNLEQMALAVKDRGWSTSWPPREFYHRLVFSRSQHHVTAQVFSSSSPVPVLTCSTTEWSLRRELASTRCVATCQAVGEVLAIRCQQAGITRMVYRAIPWTYRSDAVQAFRTALKEGGVTLSEPRRKYIAK